A genome region from Flavobacterium sp. CFS9 includes the following:
- a CDS encoding M949_RS01915 family surface polysaccharide biosynthesis protein has product MKKRILILILLSAILISCKQETKQLKIGSENEKAIEPKNEDLQIMDIDSSQFPKSLKYEGFIKDAVRWKDKLGDNIVITTETGNSRNEKFQHEFDESGDAELFGYHFLVKNNQVIQTWKVYDYIADCPVDIVASFVKNTFKITDLNHNGIAEVWLMYKIVCHGDVSPCEMKIIMYEGKQKFAMRGESKVQVGIDDNGEKTFEGGNYKFDSAFEKSPKVFRNYALNLWNRGIIN; this is encoded by the coding sequence ATGAAAAAACGAATTTTAATTTTGATATTATTGAGTGCAATTTTAATCAGTTGCAAACAAGAAACAAAACAGCTTAAAATAGGATCTGAAAACGAAAAAGCAATTGAGCCGAAAAACGAAGATTTACAGATAATGGATATTGATTCTTCACAATTTCCAAAATCATTAAAATATGAAGGATTCATAAAAGATGCCGTTCGATGGAAAGATAAATTGGGTGATAATATTGTAATTACCACAGAAACAGGAAATAGCAGAAATGAAAAATTTCAGCATGAATTTGACGAAAGTGGCGATGCCGAATTATTTGGGTACCATTTTTTAGTAAAAAACAATCAGGTAATTCAAACTTGGAAAGTATATGATTACATCGCTGATTGTCCGGTTGATATTGTGGCATCGTTTGTTAAAAATACCTTTAAAATTACGGATTTAAACCATAACGGAATTGCCGAAGTTTGGTTAATGTACAAAATTGTATGCCATGGCGATGTGAGTCCTTGCGAAATGAAAATTATCATGTATGAAGGAAAACAAAAATTTGCCATGCGCGGAGAAAGTAAGGTTCAGGTAGGAATTGACGATAACGGAGAAAAAACATTTGAAGGTGGCAATTATAAATTTGATTCCGCATTTGAAAAAAGCCCAAAAGTTTTTAGAAACTACGCATTAAACTTATGGAATAGAGGTATAATTAATTGA